The Geothrix oryzae DNA window GCCGCATAGGCCATGACGCCGAAGACGGAGCCCATGACCCAGAAGGGGAAGAGGGGCAGGCCAGGAACGGCTCCGAAGAGGAAGAGGACCGAGGCGGCGATGGCCAGGGGACGGTGGTCTGCGCCCATCTGCCCCAGCACCTGACTGCCCAGGCCCGTGGCGTCGCTGCCGCTGCGGGTGGTGAGGATGGCACCGCCCACGCTGATGAGCAGGCTGGGGATCACCGTCACCAGACCGTCGCCCACCGTCAGCAGCGTGTAGACCTCCAGGGCCTGCGTCACGGGCAGGTTGTAGCGCACCACGCCGAGGATGATGCCCGCCACGATGTTGACGGCCAGGATGATCAGGGCCGCCACGGAGTCCCGCTGGGTGAACTTCACGGCGCCGTCCATGGCCCCGTAGAACCCGGCCTCCTCCTGGAGATCCTTGCGGCGCCGGCGGGCCTCCTGCTCGTCGATGTAGCCCGCGTTCAGGTCGGCGTCGATGGCCATCTGCTTGCCGGGCAGGGCGTCCAGGGTGAACCGGGCGGTCACTTCGGCGATGCGGCCCGCGCCGTGGTTGATCACCAGGAACTGGATGGCCAGGAGGATCAGGAAGACCACCAGGCCGATGACATAGCTGCCGCCCACCACGAACTGGCCGAAGGCCTTCACCATGTGGCCGGCGGCGTCCGCCCCCTGGTCCCCGGCGAAGAGGAGGATCCGGCGGGTGGTGGCCACATTGATGGCCAGACGGAAAAGCGTCACCACCAGCAGCACCGAGGGGTACGAGCTGAACTCCTTGGGACGGGGCACATACATGCCCACCATCAGGATCACCAGGCTCAGGGTGATGTTCAGGACGATGAGCAGGTCCAGCATGAAGGCCGGCAGGGGCAGGACCATCACCACCAGCACGATCATCACGAAAACGGGCGCAGCGAGGTCCGACCGCCGCGAGAGGCGGGCCATATATGGAAGCAGACGGTCCAGGAAGGTCAACATACCGACACCCGGGGGGTTCGGGGCGAGGGCTGTGCCAGCCGCACGGCCAGGGGCCTTGCCGGGCCCCCGGCGCTCCCGTCACCCGGGCCCATTACCCGGACCCATCACCCGGACTCGGGCCCCCGGTTCACCTTCAGTCCATCCCAGCGCTCCGGAGCGTGGAATTTCCAACGCCAACCGGCCCAGCTCACGCGCTGGAAGGTGACCCTTCCGGGCCAGGGTACGCGGTCGAGCCAGGTCAGGAGGGCCCGTTGCAGGCGGAGGCGCTGCTCGGGCCCCAGGGCCGTGTCGGCGCCCACCCAGGCCCCGGGACGCCGGGCCTTCACCTCCAGGAGCCGCAATTCCGGCCCCCGGCTGAGCAGCAGGTCCAGCTCATAGCGGCCCAGCTTCTGGCGCCAGGCCACCAGATCCCAGCCCCGGGCCCAGAACAGCCAGAGCGTCAGCCGCTCGGCACGGAGGCCCAGGCGGCGGGCCGCCTCACCGCGCCGCGTCACGGGAGAGTTCCAGGGCATAGAAGACGGTGTCCACCACCATGCGGGGGAATTCCGGAGGCAACGCCTCCGGCCCCACCGGCCGGAACCCGTTGCGCTCGTAGAAGCGGTGGGCCGCCCTCATGTGCGGCAGGGTGCCGAGCCAGAGGCCCGGAAGCCCCTGATTCCGGGCGTGGGCAAGCAGGGTATCCAGCAGGGCTTGGGCCAGGCCGCTGCCGCGGGCATCCCGGTGGAGGAACATCTTCCGCAGAGCCCCGCCACCCCCGGGCGTTTGGCCGAAGTCGATGAGGCCGAGGGTGCCGAGGACGCGGTCCCCCTCAAGGCCCACCCAGAAACCGCCTCGGCCAGCCTGGTAGACCTCGGGGATCCGACTCAGGTCCGGCTGATCCCCGGCGGTGATGGGAACGCCGAATTCCATCTGCTGGATGGGGAGGATCAGGTTGAGCACCTGCTCCTCCTGGCCCGTCCGGAAGGGTTGGATCACGAACGCCATGGGCGGCTACTCGTCCCGTCGGGGCAACAGCAGGCTGCGCTGGACGCGCTCGAGGTTGCCGTGGATCCGCACGATCTTCCAGGCGAGGACCATGGCGTAGCCCAGCCAGACCCAGAGCAGGCGCGGATCCACGGGGGTGCGCTTGAGGACATCGGTGCCCAGGTCCAGGCGGAGGCCCTGGAGGTACCACACCACCACCCCGAAGGCGATGAGCAGGTAGCCCCAGCGGATCCAGTAGGGGCGCAGCCCCTCCTTCACCTTCCAGCGGAGCAGCAGCCAGCGGTCGAAGCGCTCGCTCTTCTCCTCGGCGAAGTGCAGGGCCAGTAGCTGATCCACCAGGGGGGCGTAGCGGTGGACCTTCAGTTCCTGGATCTCCTCCTCGCCGTTCACCTTGCGCAGGAAGGCCGAGCGGATCTTTCCGACGCATTCCTCCCAGGGGGCCTCCTCCCGCTGCAGCGAGAGGTGCAGCCGCACCAGCCCCACCCAGAGCAGGGCCTGGGCCATCAGGACCACCCACAGGGACCAGCCCTGCCAGCCCTGGGTGCGGACGAGGTCGAGAAAACGGGTGAGATCCATGGAGGGAGTTTAGCCCGATCCGCTACCATGGCCGGGGTCGCCTGGATGGCGATGCGGAGGTTGCCAATGGGCGGGGAGGATCTGAAGACGGCGGCGGCCTGGGCCAAGGATCTGGGTGTGCCCGAGAAGAAGCTGAAGGACGCCCTCAAGACCGCGGGCATCGAGCCCGACGCCAAGAAGGGCGTGTGCGCCTACTACTCCAAGGTCTCCGCCGAGAGGGTGAAGAAGACCCTCAAGTAGGGGTCAGACCTTGCCCCAGGGCACTTCGCCGGCGGCGAGGAAGGTTTCGCCGTCCATGCCCCGGTCCTCGGCCCGCTGGAGGAGGTGCTGGAGGGCCTCGGCCGTGGCCTCGGCGTCCTGCAGGGCGCGGTGGGCCCGGGTGTTGGTGATGCCGAGGAAGGCGCAGAGCTCGGCGAGGCTGCGCCGGGGCAGCTCGGGAATGAGCTTCTTGGCCAGCAGGCGGGTGCAGATGAGCCGGTGGCGGCGCCAGACGCCTTCGGGCAGCCAGGCCTTGAGGAAGCTGCCGTCATAGGGCGCGTGGTGGGCCACCCAGATGCGGCCCTCCAGCTGCGGCGCCAGCTTCAGGGCCACCTGCTCCCAGGGCGGGGCGCCCGCCAGCATGGGCAGGCTGATGCCCGTGAGGCGCTGGATCTCCTCCGGGAGGAAGCCCTGGATGGAGGCCAGGCTGGAGTAGCGATCCTCCACCACCACGCCCGAGAGGCGCACCAGGCCGACCTCCGTGATCTCGGAGGGCTGGATGAACCGCCCGTCCTTGCCCCAGCGGGCCTTCGGGCTGCCCCCCGTGGTCTCCAGGTCCAGCACGGCGAACCGCAGTTCCCGGAGGGCGGGGGAGGCGGGCTCGAGGAGCGGCTCCTGCGTCATGCGCTGACCAGGGTCTTGAGCCCATCCCTGAAGAGCACATCGACCTTCTTGCCCAGGCGCCGCTGGACCCGCCCCAGGCCGAAGCTGGGGTGATCCATCCAGGCGCCTTCCTCCCAGCGCTCGGCGATGCTGTAGCGCCGGGCCTGGGCCCCGCCCTGCTCCTGCATCAGGACTTCCTGGAACTGGGAGACCAGCGAGCCCGGCCGGGGACCACCCGCCTTGGCGGCCGCGGGGATCCGCGGAGAACGGGGAAGGGGCTCGGGCTTGGCGACCCGGAACTTGTGCACGGAGCGGCAGTTTCCGCAGATGAGCTTGTCGGGCACGCCATTGGTCACGGTCAGGACCTGATGCCGCGTCTCGCCGCCGCAGCGCCCGCAAGGCGCATCCACATCCTGGCCGGCGTAGTAGATCTTCGTCATGCCACCAGACTAGCATCCACTGAGGAATGAGGTCAGCCCAGCAGCGCCTTCACCTGGTGGAGGCGCTGCTCTTTTTCCTCGGCCTGACCGCGCAGCTTGGCCACGGCAGCCTCGGGCGCCTTGGTGACGAAGCTGTCGTCGGCCAGGCGGGCGCGCAGGGGTTCGAGTTCCTTCTCGAGCTTGGCCAACTCCTTTTCGAGCTTGGCCTTTTCGGCGGCGGGATCCTTGAGGCCCGCCAGCTCCAGGGCCACGGCTCCTCCCGCCACCACGGCCACGGCGCGCGTGGGCGAGGCGATGTCCCCCAGGGTGAAGGCCACCGATTCCAGCCGGGCGATGGATTTCAGGGCCTCGGCAAAGGGCTCCAGCTCGGTGATGGAACAGAGCGCCGGCACCCGCTTGGCGGGATCCACGCCCTGCTCGGCCTTGAGACGAAGGATGGCCGACAGCACTTCCTGGAACCGG harbors:
- a CDS encoding YraN family protein; the protein is MTRRGEAARRLGLRAERLTLWLFWARGWDLVAWRQKLGRYELDLLLSRGPELRLLEVKARRPGAWVGADTALGPEQRLRLQRALLTWLDRVPWPGRVTFQRVSWAGWRWKFHAPERWDGLKVNRGPESG
- a CDS encoding GNAT family N-acetyltransferase produces the protein MAFVIQPFRTGQEEQVLNLILPIQQMEFGVPITAGDQPDLSRIPEVYQAGRGGFWVGLEGDRVLGTLGLIDFGQTPGGGGALRKMFLHRDARGSGLAQALLDTLLAHARNQGLPGLWLGTLPHMRAAHRFYERNGFRPVGPEALPPEFPRMVVDTVFYALELSRDAAR
- a CDS encoding 3'-5' exonuclease, with the translated sequence MTQEPLLEPASPALRELRFAVLDLETTGGSPKARWGKDGRFIQPSEITEVGLVRLSGVVVEDRYSSLASIQGFLPEEIQRLTGISLPMLAGAPPWEQVALKLAPQLEGRIWVAHHAPYDGSFLKAWLPEGVWRRHRLICTRLLAKKLIPELPRRSLAELCAFLGITNTRAHRALQDAEATAEALQHLLQRAEDRGMDGETFLAAGEVPWGKV